The Macaca fascicularis isolate 582-1 chromosome 1, T2T-MFA8v1.1 genome includes a window with the following:
- the LOC102144847 gene encoding aflatoxin B1 aldehyde reductase member 3: MSQQLSLARPATVLGAMEMGRRMDAPTSAAVTRAFLERGHTEIDTAFVYSDGQSETILGGLGLGLGGSDCRVKIATKANPLFGNSLKPDSLRFQLETSLKRLQCPRVDLFYLHMPDHSTPVEETLRACHQLHQEGKFVELGLSNYAAWEVAEICTLCKSNGWIVPTVYQGMYNAITRQVETELFPCLRHFGLRFYAFNPLAGGLLTGRYKYEDKDRKQPVSRFFGNQWAELYRNRYWKENHFEGIALVEKALQAAYGASTPSMTSATLRWMYHHSQLQGAHGDAVILGMSSLEQLEQNLAAAEEGPLKPAVVDAFNQAWNLVAYECPNYFR, translated from the exons ATGTCCCAGCAACTATCACTGGCCCGGCCCGCCACGGTGCTGGGCGCTATGGAGATGGGGCGCCGCATGGACGCGCCCACCAGCGCAGCAGTCACGCGCGCCTTCCTGGAGCGCGGCCACACCGAGATAGACACGGCCTTCGTGTACAGCGACGGCCAgtccgagaccatcctgggcggCCTGGGACTCGGGCTGGGGGGCAGCGACTGCAGAG tGAAAATTGCTACCAAGGCCAATCCACTGTTTGGGAACTCCCTGAAGCCTGACAGTCTCCGGTTCCAGCTGGAGACGTCACTGAAGCGGCTGCAGTGTCCCCGAGTGGACCTCTTCTACCTGCACATGCCAGACCACAGCACCCCGGTGGAAGAGACGCTGCGCGCCTGCCACCAGCTGCACCAGGAG GGCAAGTTCGTGGAGCTTGGCCTCTCCAACTATGCCGCCTGGGAAGTGGCCGAGATCTGTACCCTCTGCAAGAGCAATGGCTGGATCGTGCCCACTGTGTACCAG GGCATGTACAACGCCATCACCCGGCAGGTGGAAACGGAGCTCTTCCCCTGCCTCAGGCACTTTGGACTGAGGTTCTATGCCTTCAACCCTCTGGCTG GGGGCCTGCTGACTGGCAGGTACAAGTATGAGGACAAGGACAGGAAACAGCCCGTGAGCCGCTTCTTTGGGAATCAGTGGGCAGAGCTGTACAGGAATCG CTACTGGAAGGAGAACCACTTCGAGGGCATTGCCCTGGTGGAGAAGGCCCTGCAGGCTGCGTATGGCGCCAGCACCCCCAGCATGACCTCGGCCACCCTCCGGTGGATGTACCACCACTCACAGCTGCAG GGTGCCCATGGGGACGCAGTCATCCTGGGCATGTCCAGCCTGGAGCAGCTGGAGCAGAACTTGGCAGCGGCAGAGGAAGGGCCCCTGAAGCCGGCTGTCGTGGACGCCTTTAATCAAGCCTGGAATTTGGTTGCTTACGAATGTCCCAACTACTTCCGCTAG